A window of the Deinococcus malanensis genome harbors these coding sequences:
- a CDS encoding transglutaminase family protein, with amino-acid sequence MRADIRHLTEYRYAEPAWDSFNEVRLSPEVSARQDLRSFHLVVRPEASLVTTHRDYFGSLIHHVHVHERHQVLRIEAQALVDTRPLAPLEAAPFSALDNLRGEFTEFLVSSPRVPSGRWPQVFGVQGPQPHEDLSAFMVGLTTQLHRQFSYSPGATSVGTTLEQFARDQRGVCQDYTHAMLGICRTLGIPARYVSGYLYSGGEMIGADATHAWIEALIPGHGWIGFDPTNDMLAGEKHIKIGHGRDYPDVSPVRGTYYGGGGEATLNVEVRVYADPPGGSSG; translated from the coding sequence ATGCGCGCCGATATCCGTCACCTCACCGAGTACCGTTACGCGGAGCCCGCCTGGGACTCGTTTAACGAGGTGCGCCTTTCCCCGGAAGTCAGCGCCCGCCAGGATCTGAGGAGCTTTCACCTGGTGGTCCGCCCCGAAGCCAGCTTGGTGACCACCCACCGGGACTATTTCGGATCACTCATTCACCATGTACACGTTCACGAGCGCCATCAGGTGCTGCGCATTGAGGCGCAGGCGCTAGTGGACACCCGTCCGCTGGCGCCCCTGGAAGCGGCGCCGTTCTCGGCACTTGATAACCTGCGGGGCGAGTTCACCGAGTTTCTGGTCTCCAGCCCGCGGGTGCCGTCAGGCCGCTGGCCGCAGGTGTTCGGGGTCCAGGGACCCCAGCCGCACGAGGACCTCAGCGCCTTTATGGTCGGCCTGACCACCCAGCTGCACAGGCAATTCAGTTACTCGCCGGGAGCCACTAGTGTCGGCACCACGCTTGAGCAGTTTGCCCGTGATCAGCGGGGCGTGTGCCAGGACTATACCCACGCGATGCTCGGGATCTGCCGGACCCTGGGAATTCCGGCACGTTACGTCAGTGGCTACCTGTATTCCGGTGGCGAGATGATCGGCGCCGATGCCACTCACGCCTGGATTGAGGCCCTGATTCCCGGGCACGGCTGGATCGGGTTTGACCCGACCAACGACATGCTGGCCGGCGAGAAGCACATCAAAATCGGCCATGGCCGTGACTATCCGGATGTGTCGCCGGTCCGCGGGACCTACTACGGCGGCGGCGGAGAAGCCACCCTGAACGTGGAGGTGCGGGTATATGCTGACCCGCCGGGCGGGAGCTCCGGTTGA
- a CDS encoding gamma-glutamyl-gamma-aminobutyrate hydrolase family protein: protein MSARPLIGLSTSQPQEAALGRLFNGTSRRYAEGVEAVGGLPLLLPTLSDLAETYAAKVDAVLLTGGVDVHPRHFGEVPKRGLGDIDEERDAFETALYRATRALGKPVFGICRGVQMINVLEGGTLWQHLPDAAEYWVDHTQVARPPALGHEVTFSSGTHLHATHGERSHVNSYHHQALRQLAPTLRVAATAPDGLIEAVEGDGLIAVQWHPEMLLPAHPHALGTFQAFMRLLP from the coding sequence ATGTCTGCACGTCCCCTGATTGGCCTGAGCACCTCACAACCCCAGGAGGCCGCCCTGGGCCGACTATTCAACGGCACGTCGCGCCGCTATGCCGAGGGTGTGGAGGCGGTCGGCGGCCTGCCCCTGCTGCTGCCCACCCTGAGTGATCTGGCCGAAACCTACGCCGCAAAGGTGGACGCGGTGCTGCTGACCGGTGGGGTCGACGTTCATCCCCGTCATTTCGGTGAGGTTCCCAAGCGTGGTCTGGGCGACATCGATGAGGAACGCGACGCCTTCGAGACCGCGCTGTACCGGGCCACGCGCGCGCTGGGCAAGCCGGTGTTCGGCATCTGCCGGGGCGTGCAGATGATCAACGTGCTTGAAGGCGGCACCCTCTGGCAGCACCTGCCCGACGCCGCCGAGTACTGGGTGGACCACACCCAGGTGGCCCGTCCCCCTGCGCTGGGTCATGAGGTGACCTTCTCGTCCGGTACCCACCTGCACGCCACCCACGGCGAGCGCTCCCACGTAAATTCCTATCACCATCAGGCGCTTAGACAGCTGGCCCCAACCCTGCGCGTGGCGGCCACGGCTCCCGACGGGCTGATCGAGGCGGTGGAGGGCGACGGCCTGATCGCCGTGCAGTGGCACCCCGAAATGCTGCTGCCGGCCCATCCGCATGCACTGGGCACCTTTCAGGCCTTTATGCGGCTGCTCCCATAA
- a CDS encoding acetamidase/formamidase family protein: MTSTPKCTIHDHHHGWNNALPPAIVALPGDTIEFDVLEASGGQIGAAAVSNDLRRLDFGLLNPVSGPVLIEGAGPGDALVVDILEFVPSGVGWTANIPGFGLLADEFPEPYLKTWTYTQTHAEFLPGIRVPVRPFAGTIGNAPAESGMHSIVPPRRVGGNMDIRDLTAGTRLWLPVEVEGGLFSVGDTHAAQGDGEVCGTAIESAMRVTLRFSLLKEANFSGPRFRTAGPVTRHIDEQGYDVTTGIGADLYEASRDAVRAMIDHLGREYRLAPDDAYLLCSVAADLRISEIVDAPNWLVSMYFPRAVFA; the protein is encoded by the coding sequence ATGACCTCCACGCCAAAATGCACCATCCACGACCACCATCACGGCTGGAACAATGCGCTGCCTCCAGCCATCGTGGCCCTGCCGGGTGACACGATCGAGTTCGACGTCCTGGAGGCCAGCGGCGGCCAGATCGGTGCGGCTGCCGTCAGCAACGATTTGCGCAGGCTCGACTTCGGGCTGCTCAATCCAGTGTCGGGCCCGGTACTCATTGAGGGCGCCGGGCCAGGAGACGCCCTGGTGGTGGACATCCTTGAGTTTGTTCCCTCCGGAGTGGGCTGGACCGCGAACATTCCCGGCTTCGGGTTGCTGGCCGATGAATTCCCCGAGCCGTATCTCAAAACGTGGACCTATACGCAGACCCACGCGGAGTTTCTGCCTGGAATCCGCGTACCTGTCCGGCCGTTTGCCGGGACTATCGGCAATGCCCCTGCGGAGTCTGGCATGCACTCGATTGTGCCTCCCCGCCGCGTCGGCGGGAATATGGACATCCGTGACCTGACAGCGGGGACCCGATTGTGGCTGCCGGTGGAGGTCGAGGGCGGCCTGTTCAGCGTGGGTGATACGCACGCCGCTCAAGGTGATGGCGAGGTCTGTGGTACGGCGATCGAATCTGCCATGCGCGTTACCCTGCGTTTTTCTTTGCTCAAGGAGGCAAATTTCAGCGGGCCCCGCTTCCGGACGGCCGGGCCCGTCACCCGGCATATCGACGAGCAAGGGTACGACGTCACCACCGGGATAGGCGCTGATCTGTACGAGGCGTCGCGCGACGCCGTGCGCGCGATGATCGATCACCTGGGCCGCGAGTACCGGCTGGCTCCGGACGATGCCTATCTGTTGTGTAGCGTCGCCGCCGACCTGCGAATCAGTGAGATCGTGGACGCACCGAACTGGCTGGTGAGCATGTACTTCCCGCGGGCTGTCTTCGCCTGA